Sequence from the Candidatus Cloacimonas sp. genome:
TCCAATACGCCTTAGCCAAATCGCAAAAAACATTGCCGGAAGAAAAAAGTAATGTTCGCTGGAAACCAGACCGCCATAGTCAGTTACAGATAAATGATTATGCTATTTTAATGGTTTGAAGGATGATAGAATGATAGAACTGGAAACACTGGCAAAGGTTCCTTTGTTTAAAGATGTCCGAGCAGAGGCCTTGGTTTATTTGCAACCGCATTTCAAAGAATTAGAGGTAGCGAAAGGAAGTGTAATTATAAAAGATGATACTGAAGGGGATCAAATTTTTGTTCTGGTGAAAGGCAGCGTGCAAGTTACCAAAGACCTGGTAAGAGGTTTTGATGCCGATCAATATTTGACGAATAAAGTGTTGGCAAAACTGGAGGGTGATTCCCTTCCCACTTTTGGAGAAAATGGCTTATTGGGGCATGGACCCAGAACGGCTAATATAATTGCTGTAACTGATTGCAAGTTATACACATTGGCTAAAGCTGATTTTGCTAAGTTTGCCGAATATGATTATCAGGCAGCATACATAGTTATGAAAAATATTGCCCAAAAATT
This genomic interval carries:
- a CDS encoding cyclic nucleotide-binding domain-containing protein, with the translated sequence MIELETLAKVPLFKDVRAEALVYLQPHFKELEVAKGSVIIKDDTEGDQIFVLVKGSVQVTKDLVRGFDADQYLTNKVLAKLEGDSLPTFGENGLLGHGPRTANIIAVTDCKLYTLAKADFAKFAEYDYQAAYIVMKNIAQKLSLSLKATDDNLVKLATALYIAVQH